In Lates calcarifer isolate ASB-BC8 linkage group LG15, TLL_Latcal_v3, whole genome shotgun sequence, one genomic interval encodes:
- the LOC108889531 gene encoding lipid scramblase CLPTM1L isoform X1, whose translation MFPSCCSKPAESGGKRSSIAKLLLGVFVVYMLHTAWLLYGFLNTKPCDGGRGEHCITSYLAARPRLQMSVFTCLVPDNSQLNLAVRIDPFDPQSTFERQVNVSLPEETRANGTLYAVVYIHKAGVSPLEDSREVHYAAQLTTYITPTHTEGQKVKCNSVSVKDVSSFQLYSTFTHVAFTGTEIFLWLHQRSSPVSHWRPHLSVTMMSEGFTFNKAGLPSDVRRYMRVSQEARQMIYLPLLLINELSFRVRDLMEISSSTVQLPLTVSYEGISLRRFRFWVHLQDVVYSLRQFGFTEENIDEIKETLVGSNLYLLVLTALITALQLICEFLALKNDISSWRKKKSMAGMSRKSVLWRSLSTLLIFLHLLEETSLLVLLPVGLGACVEVWKVFKVFKIQFQWKSSKLHVNKLDEEERKTVEYDTQASRYLSYLVYPLCISGAIFSLAYLRQKSYYSWLVNSLVTGVYAFGFLSMAPQLFINHKLKSVSHLQGTVLMYKGVNTLISDLCSCASFFSSSGSFSSSHQLSCFRDELLFILYLYQRRRYAPKARRRDSGTHSKKVKTQ comes from the exons ATGTTCCCATCGTGTTGCTCCAAACCCGCGGAGAGCGGCGGTAAGAGGAGCTCTATCGCTAAGCTGCTGCTCGGCGTGTTTGTGGTTTACATGCTCCACACCGCCTGGCTGCTTTACGGCTTCCTCAACACCAAACCCTGCGACGGAGGCAGAGGAGAGCACTGCATCACCTCCTACCTGGCAGCAAGACCCAGACTACAG ATGAGTGTGTTCACCTGCCTCGTGCCAGACAACAGCCAGCTCAACCTCGCTGTAAGAATAGACCCATTTGACCCACAGTCTACATTTGAAAG gCAGGTGAATGTCTCTCTGCCAGAGGAGACTCGGGCTAATGGCACTCTGTATGCAGTGGTTTACATTCACAAAGCTGGCGTTTCACCTCTGGAGGACAGCAGAGAAGTCCACTACGCAGCTCAGCTTACCACCTACatcactcccacacacacagaggggcaGAAGGTAAAATGCAACTCAGTTTCTGTCAAAGACGTATCATCATTTCAactttacagtacatttacacaTGTAGCCTTTACTGGGACTGAGATATTTTTGTGGCTCCATCAGAGGTCCAGTCCCGTGTCCCATTGGAGGCCGCACCTGTCAGTTACTATGATGTCAGAGGGCTTCACCTTCAACAAGGCGGGGCTTCCCAGTGATGTGCGGCGCTACATGAGAGT GTCTCAGGAAGCCCGACAGATGATCtaccttcctctgctgctgatcaACGAACTCAGCTTCAGAGTCAGAGACCTCATG gagatcagcagcagcactgttcAGCTCCCTCTGACCGTGTCCTATGAGGGAATCTCTTTAAGGAGATTCAGGTTTTGGGTCCATCTACAGGATGTGGTTTATTCTCTACGACAGTTTG gcttcacagaggaaaacattgaTGAAATTAAAGAAACTCTGGTGGGATCCAACCTCTACCTGTTAGTGCTGACTGCACTCATCACAGCTCTGCAG CTCATCTGTGAATTCTTGGCTCTTAAAAATGACATCAGTTcatggaggaaaaagaagagcatGGCGGGAATGTCTAGAAAGTCCG ttCTGTGGCGCAGTCTCAGTACTTTGCTGATTTTCCTCCACCTGCTAGAGGAGACCAGTCTGCTGGTGCTGCTTCCCGTCGGACTGGGAGCGTGTGTGGAG GTGTGGAAggtgtttaaagtgtttaagATCCAGTTCCAGTGGAAAAGCTCCAAGCTCCAT GTAAATAAGCTggatgaagaagagagaaagacagtggaGTATGACACACAG GCGTCCAGATACTTGTCCTACTTGGTCTATCCTTTGTGTATTAGCGGTGCTATTTTCTCACTGGCCTACTTACGCCAAAAGAG TTACTATTCCTGGTTGGTCAACAGCCTGGTGACTG GAGTGTATGCCTTTGGCTTCCTGTCTATGGCCCCACAGCTCTTTATTAACCACAAG TTGAAGTCTGTGAGCCACCTGCAGGGGACAGTGTTGATGTACAAA gGAGTGAACACACTGATCTCAGATCTGTGCTCCTGtgcctcctttttctcctcctctggatccttctcctcctctcatcaaCTTTCCTGCTTCAGAGATGAGCTCTTGTTCATCCTCTACCTCTACCAGCGAAG GCGTTATGCCCCCAAGGCCAGAAGACGAGACTCTGGGACccacagcaagaaagtgaagACTCAGTGA
- the LOC108889531 gene encoding lipid scramblase CLPTM1L isoform X2 gives MFPSCCSKPAESGGKRSSIAKLLLGVFVVYMLHTAWLLYGFLNTKPCDGGRGEHCITSYLAARPRLQMSVFTCLVPDNSQLNLAVRIDPFDPQSTFERQVNVSLPEETRANGTLYAVVYIHKAGVSPLEDSREVHYAAQLTTYITPTHTEGQKRSSPVSHWRPHLSVTMMSEGFTFNKAGLPSDVRRYMRVSQEARQMIYLPLLLINELSFRVRDLMEISSSTVQLPLTVSYEGISLRRFRFWVHLQDVVYSLRQFGFTEENIDEIKETLVGSNLYLLVLTALITALQLICEFLALKNDISSWRKKKSMAGMSRKSVLWRSLSTLLIFLHLLEETSLLVLLPVGLGACVEVWKVFKVFKIQFQWKSSKLHVNKLDEEERKTVEYDTQASRYLSYLVYPLCISGAIFSLAYLRQKSYYSWLVNSLVTGVYAFGFLSMAPQLFINHKLKSVSHLQGTVLMYKGVNTLISDLCSCASFFSSSGSFSSSHQLSCFRDELLFILYLYQRRRYAPKARRRDSGTHSKKVKTQ, from the exons ATGTTCCCATCGTGTTGCTCCAAACCCGCGGAGAGCGGCGGTAAGAGGAGCTCTATCGCTAAGCTGCTGCTCGGCGTGTTTGTGGTTTACATGCTCCACACCGCCTGGCTGCTTTACGGCTTCCTCAACACCAAACCCTGCGACGGAGGCAGAGGAGAGCACTGCATCACCTCCTACCTGGCAGCAAGACCCAGACTACAG ATGAGTGTGTTCACCTGCCTCGTGCCAGACAACAGCCAGCTCAACCTCGCTGTAAGAATAGACCCATTTGACCCACAGTCTACATTTGAAAG gCAGGTGAATGTCTCTCTGCCAGAGGAGACTCGGGCTAATGGCACTCTGTATGCAGTGGTTTACATTCACAAAGCTGGCGTTTCACCTCTGGAGGACAGCAGAGAAGTCCACTACGCAGCTCAGCTTACCACCTACatcactcccacacacacagaggggcaGAAG AGGTCCAGTCCCGTGTCCCATTGGAGGCCGCACCTGTCAGTTACTATGATGTCAGAGGGCTTCACCTTCAACAAGGCGGGGCTTCCCAGTGATGTGCGGCGCTACATGAGAGT GTCTCAGGAAGCCCGACAGATGATCtaccttcctctgctgctgatcaACGAACTCAGCTTCAGAGTCAGAGACCTCATG gagatcagcagcagcactgttcAGCTCCCTCTGACCGTGTCCTATGAGGGAATCTCTTTAAGGAGATTCAGGTTTTGGGTCCATCTACAGGATGTGGTTTATTCTCTACGACAGTTTG gcttcacagaggaaaacattgaTGAAATTAAAGAAACTCTGGTGGGATCCAACCTCTACCTGTTAGTGCTGACTGCACTCATCACAGCTCTGCAG CTCATCTGTGAATTCTTGGCTCTTAAAAATGACATCAGTTcatggaggaaaaagaagagcatGGCGGGAATGTCTAGAAAGTCCG ttCTGTGGCGCAGTCTCAGTACTTTGCTGATTTTCCTCCACCTGCTAGAGGAGACCAGTCTGCTGGTGCTGCTTCCCGTCGGACTGGGAGCGTGTGTGGAG GTGTGGAAggtgtttaaagtgtttaagATCCAGTTCCAGTGGAAAAGCTCCAAGCTCCAT GTAAATAAGCTggatgaagaagagagaaagacagtggaGTATGACACACAG GCGTCCAGATACTTGTCCTACTTGGTCTATCCTTTGTGTATTAGCGGTGCTATTTTCTCACTGGCCTACTTACGCCAAAAGAG TTACTATTCCTGGTTGGTCAACAGCCTGGTGACTG GAGTGTATGCCTTTGGCTTCCTGTCTATGGCCCCACAGCTCTTTATTAACCACAAG TTGAAGTCTGTGAGCCACCTGCAGGGGACAGTGTTGATGTACAAA gGAGTGAACACACTGATCTCAGATCTGTGCTCCTGtgcctcctttttctcctcctctggatccttctcctcctctcatcaaCTTTCCTGCTTCAGAGATGAGCTCTTGTTCATCCTCTACCTCTACCAGCGAAG GCGTTATGCCCCCAAGGCCAGAAGACGAGACTCTGGGACccacagcaagaaagtgaagACTCAGTGA